From a single Lewinella sp. LCG006 genomic region:
- a CDS encoding outer membrane beta-barrel protein: MLYRLLPLTCMFMMITSFSLFAQNDSRLSTQLQLGYGSYASSGVKVKQIFNIGGSQGTSIGSLPAGPASLYTALKLDYQLNNRWSLAPFASYQYHDGKMFKNDVTRFGATSSNPTPQEFSRPANHELRVFTTGVYLLYHFQEFKKINSYLGAGVSYASHSRYYRERLEVDFAEDKTPLNIEETYTRLSGDAIGIPLTAGLDRQLTDNFSLGLAVNGQVFQDLKDVQLSAAIAMTYHW, encoded by the coding sequence ATGCTATACCGCCTACTGCCCCTCACGTGCATGTTTATGATGATTACGAGTTTTAGCCTTTTCGCTCAAAATGATTCCCGGCTTTCGACTCAATTACAATTAGGCTATGGAAGTTACGCCTCGTCTGGTGTTAAAGTAAAACAAATATTCAATATAGGAGGAAGCCAAGGAACCAGTATCGGAAGTCTACCGGCTGGCCCCGCTTCTTTGTATACGGCTCTAAAACTGGATTATCAGCTCAATAACCGCTGGTCATTAGCACCTTTTGCGAGCTACCAATATCACGACGGGAAGATGTTCAAAAATGATGTTACCCGTTTCGGTGCAACCAGTAGTAATCCTACTCCCCAAGAATTTTCTAGACCAGCTAATCACGAACTCAGGGTGTTTACGACGGGTGTTTATCTCCTTTATCATTTCCAAGAATTTAAGAAAATCAATAGTTATTTAGGCGCGGGCGTATCGTACGCATCTCATTCTCGCTACTATCGGGAACGCTTGGAAGTCGATTTTGCTGAAGACAAAACGCCTTTAAATATAGAGGAGACGTATACCAGGCTCAGTGGAGATGCAATAGGCATTCCGCTTACCGCTGGGCTTGACCGCCAACTTACGGATAATTTCTCCTTGGGTCTAGCCGTTAATGGGCAAGTTTTTCAGGATTTAAAAGATGTGCAGCTGAGTGCTGCGATAGCGATGACTTATCATTGGTAA
- a CDS encoding LytR/AlgR family response regulator transcription factor, producing the protein MTRTLIIDDEALARQRVRKLLEARSDIEIMQECRNGKEAIEAITKHEPDLIFLDIQMKDMTGFDVLQALPEKSWPLTIFVTAYDKYAIQAFDIFAFDYLLKPFKNERFYLSLDKAIQQLQQEEQGQRVDQLKELVSYLQKEKEKPEPLALKQGSKISLVQLEDIRYVEASGYYIEVYTSESKRLLLRESMTNMLEQLGKPNFIRIHRSTIINTDFLSEIQHTGAGDVVTKMKDGKTFRVSKSYKEALFKRLKL; encoded by the coding sequence ATGACACGAACATTAATCATTGATGATGAAGCACTGGCACGCCAACGTGTACGTAAGCTCTTGGAAGCCCGTAGTGATATTGAAATTATGCAGGAATGTCGCAACGGTAAAGAGGCCATTGAGGCGATTACTAAACACGAGCCAGACCTGATTTTTCTGGATATTCAAATGAAAGACATGACGGGCTTTGATGTGCTACAGGCACTGCCCGAAAAAAGTTGGCCCTTGACGATTTTCGTTACTGCCTACGACAAATACGCTATCCAGGCCTTCGATATTTTTGCCTTTGATTATTTACTTAAGCCTTTTAAAAATGAGCGTTTCTACCTTTCTCTTGATAAAGCCATTCAGCAACTACAGCAAGAGGAGCAGGGACAACGCGTAGACCAATTGAAAGAGTTGGTCAGTTACCTGCAAAAAGAAAAAGAAAAACCCGAACCGTTGGCACTGAAGCAAGGTAGCAAAATCAGCTTGGTACAACTGGAAGACATTCGCTACGTTGAAGCTTCCGGCTATTATATAGAGGTGTACACCAGCGAGAGTAAGCGCCTGCTGCTGCGCGAGTCGATGACCAATATGCTGGAGCAATTGGGCAAACCCAATTTCATTCGTATCCACCGGTCTACGATTATCAACACCGATTTTCTTTCCGAAATTCAGCATACCGGCGCTGGCGATGTCGTCACCAAAATGAAGGATGGCAAGACTTTTCGGGTGAGTAAGTCGTACAAGGAGGCCTTGTTTAAGCGGTTGAAGTTATAG
- a CDS encoding helix-turn-helix domain-containing protein has translation MKELTKMKMPSKGERKIAMESYNALAAVLQDIQIANPEIEIEEIQDRIVIPLPALKLLAKVLKAMGEGKVISVVPIATEMTTQAAAEQLGCSRPHLVKLLESGEIPFTKIGRHRRVKLEDLLNYKATMKAKQEQLLIEMMDADEESGLYDS, from the coding sequence ATGAAAGAACTGACAAAAATGAAAATGCCCTCAAAAGGGGAGCGAAAAATAGCAATGGAGTCCTATAATGCTCTAGCTGCTGTTTTACAAGACATACAAATTGCAAATCCAGAAATAGAGATTGAAGAAATCCAAGATCGGATTGTCATTCCATTACCCGCACTAAAGCTTTTAGCAAAGGTTTTAAAAGCAATGGGTGAAGGGAAAGTTATTTCGGTAGTCCCGATTGCTACTGAAATGACAACACAGGCTGCGGCAGAACAATTAGGGTGCTCTCGCCCTCATTTGGTAAAACTCCTGGAGTCTGGTGAAATCCCGTTTACTAAAATTGGTCGACATCGCAGAGTAAAGTTGGAAGACCTTTTGAATTACAAGGCTACTATGAAAGCGAAGCAAGAACAGCTACTCATAGAGATGATGGATGCTGACGAAGAATCTGGACTTTATGATTCATAG